A single genomic interval of Saccharothrix saharensis harbors:
- a CDS encoding SsgA family sporulation/cell division regulator: MSNDSITITTTFHLLVPGVAPAPVEAELHYEPEDPYAVAVLFHTGQGKVEWIFARDLLADGLLTSSGEGDILVRPAADDPERVLVELNAPTGFAILSADAEDIAEFLDLTYDVVQPGEEDLWIDFDRELAKLVSTN, encoded by the coding sequence ATGAGCAACGACAGCATCACCATCACGACGACGTTCCACCTCCTCGTCCCGGGCGTGGCCCCGGCACCGGTGGAGGCCGAGCTCCACTACGAACCGGAGGACCCGTACGCGGTAGCCGTGCTGTTCCACACCGGCCAGGGCAAGGTCGAGTGGATCTTCGCCCGCGACCTGCTCGCGGACGGCCTGCTGACCTCGTCCGGCGAGGGCGACATCCTCGTCCGGCCGGCCGCCGACGACCCGGAGCGCGTACTGGTGGAGCTGAACGCGCCCACCGGCTTCGCCATCCTGTCCGCCGACGCCGAGGACATCGCCGAGTTCCTGGACCTCACCTACGACGTGGTCCAGCCCGGCGAGGAGGACCTGTGGATCGACTTCGACCGCGAACTGGCCAAGCTGGTCTCGACCAACTGA
- a CDS encoding DMT family transporter yields the protein MAVNKPGTLIRMGVLALLWGSSFLWIKIALTGLSPVQITLTRTVLGAAVLVALVYWNKQRLPRDRTSWLHLGFAAVFGSVVPFALFALGEQTVDSGVAGVLNATTPLWALGIGLALGTERQRNPARFAGLGLGFAGVLLIFAPWQKAGLASWGALACLAAAASYAISYAYIGRKVSGRGLTPMQISSTQLVAAAGMTAAVVPVAGLQPVHLSWQPLVAVAILGVFGTGVAFVLNYRVIEDEGATNATMVGYLLPVVSVLLGALFLGEALNLRVVLGMVVVLVGVALTRKQPATAIVPVAEPVVGPAAEPVAAKMTTLK from the coding sequence ATGGCCGTGAACAAGCCTGGCACGCTGATCAGGATGGGTGTCCTGGCCCTGCTCTGGGGCTCCAGCTTCCTGTGGATCAAGATCGCCCTGACCGGGCTCTCGCCGGTCCAGATCACGCTCACCCGCACGGTGCTCGGCGCGGCGGTGCTGGTCGCGCTGGTCTACTGGAACAAGCAGCGGCTGCCGCGCGATCGGACGTCGTGGCTGCACCTGGGCTTCGCGGCGGTGTTCGGCAGCGTGGTGCCGTTCGCGCTGTTCGCGCTGGGCGAGCAGACGGTGGACTCGGGCGTGGCGGGCGTGCTGAACGCCACCACGCCGCTGTGGGCGCTGGGCATCGGACTGGCCCTGGGCACCGAGCGGCAGCGCAACCCGGCCCGGTTCGCGGGTCTCGGGCTCGGCTTCGCGGGCGTGCTGCTCATCTTCGCGCCGTGGCAGAAGGCCGGGCTGGCGAGCTGGGGCGCGCTGGCGTGCCTGGCCGCCGCGGCGTCCTACGCGATCAGCTACGCCTACATCGGCCGCAAGGTGTCCGGGCGCGGCCTGACCCCGATGCAGATCTCCTCGACGCAGCTCGTGGCCGCGGCGGGCATGACGGCCGCCGTGGTGCCGGTGGCCGGGTTGCAGCCGGTGCACCTGTCCTGGCAGCCGCTGGTGGCGGTGGCGATCCTGGGCGTGTTCGGGACGGGGGTGGCGTTCGTGCTGAACTACCGCGTCATCGAGGACGAGGGCGCGACGAACGCCACGATGGTCGGTTACCTGCTGCCCGTGGTGTCGGTGCTGCTGGGCGCCCTGTTCCTCGGCGAGGCGCTCAACCTCCGGGTCGTGCTGGGCATGGTCGTGGTGCTCGTCGGCGTCGCACTGACCCGCAAGCAGCCCGCGACGGCGATCGTGCCGGTGGCCGAGCCGGTCGTCGGACCCGCCGCCGAGCCGGTGGCCGCGAAGATGACTACGCTCAAGTGA
- a CDS encoding ATP-binding protein — protein sequence MSVETKTAVEPVRRRRTGRVVAGVAGGVADHLGIEVFWVRAAFAALTALNGVGVIAYGLLWLFVPQRSAGEPEEAPNPRERQQALGLVALGIGAAVLAGLFSGPLSGWIAGPLAVALVGAAVVWREADEAQRRRWRDGAKSGILGGTGRSTIVRVLAGVALVAIGIGVLLVNSYGVDQLRFALLAVVATLGGVAVLTVPLWIKLINDLGEERRVRIRTEERAEIAAHLHDSVLQTLALIQKQAEQPREVKRLARGQERQLREWLYGRVVEDNDQPTTMSAAIAKAAGEVEDSFALAVQQVVVGDCHLDPNLYALVQAAREAMVNAAKHAGVAEVSVYGEVEPERVTVFVRDRGKGFDPKTVPEDRHGLADSIGGRMDRHGGEVRIRTRVGEGTEVQLMMPRKTADKRETGART from the coding sequence GTGAGCGTGGAGACGAAGACCGCCGTCGAGCCGGTGCGCCGCAGGCGGACCGGCCGGGTGGTCGCGGGCGTGGCCGGCGGTGTCGCCGACCACCTCGGCATCGAGGTGTTCTGGGTGCGGGCGGCGTTCGCCGCGCTGACCGCGCTCAACGGCGTCGGCGTGATTGCGTACGGCCTGCTGTGGCTGTTCGTGCCCCAGCGGTCCGCCGGCGAGCCGGAGGAGGCGCCGAACCCGAGGGAACGCCAGCAGGCGCTGGGACTGGTCGCCCTGGGCATCGGCGCGGCCGTGCTCGCCGGCCTGTTCTCCGGCCCGCTCAGCGGCTGGATCGCCGGACCGCTGGCCGTCGCCCTCGTCGGCGCGGCCGTGGTGTGGCGGGAGGCCGACGAGGCGCAACGCCGCCGGTGGCGTGACGGTGCGAAGTCCGGGATCCTCGGCGGCACGGGCCGCAGCACGATCGTGCGGGTCCTGGCGGGCGTGGCGCTGGTCGCCATCGGCATCGGCGTGCTGCTGGTCAACAGCTACGGCGTCGACCAGCTCCGGTTCGCGCTGCTGGCCGTGGTGGCCACCCTGGGCGGGGTGGCGGTGCTCACCGTGCCGCTGTGGATCAAGTTGATCAACGACCTGGGCGAGGAGCGCCGGGTCCGCATCCGCACCGAGGAGCGCGCCGAGATCGCCGCCCACCTGCACGACTCCGTGCTGCAAACGCTCGCCCTGATCCAGAAGCAGGCCGAGCAGCCGCGCGAGGTCAAGCGCCTGGCCCGCGGCCAGGAGCGGCAGCTGCGCGAGTGGCTGTACGGGCGGGTCGTGGAGGACAACGACCAGCCGACCACCATGTCCGCCGCCATCGCCAAGGCGGCGGGCGAGGTGGAGGACAGCTTCGCGCTGGCCGTGCAGCAGGTCGTCGTCGGCGACTGCCACCTCGACCCCAACCTGTACGCGCTGGTGCAGGCCGCCCGCGAGGCGATGGTCAACGCGGCCAAGCACGCGGGCGTGGCCGAGGTCAGCGTGTACGGCGAGGTCGAGCCGGAACGCGTCACCGTGTTCGTCCGCGACCGGGGCAAGGGCTTCGACCCGAAGACCGTGCCGGAGGACCGGCATGGCCTCGCGGACTCGATCGGGGGGAGGATGGACCGGCACGGCGGCGAAGTCCGGATCCGCACCCGGGTGGGTGAGGGCACGGAGGTGCAGCTGATGATGCCGAGGAAGACCGCAGACAAGAGAGAGACGGGGGCCAGGACATGA
- the guaA gene encoding glutamine-hydrolyzing GMP synthase, with protein MAESSNRPVLVVDFGAQYAQLIARRVREAQVYSEVVPHTTPVAELLERDPAAIVLSGGPSSVYEPGAPQVDPKLFEVNVPVFGICYGFQAMAGALGGTVEHTGTREYGRTELGVRQAGGLLHEELPANHPVWMSHGDCVTKAPEGFTVTATSEGAPVAAFEDTERRFAGVQYHPEVGHSPHGQEVLRRFLHEIAGIRPQWTTSSIVDEQVARIREQVGDGKAICGLSGGVDSAVAAALVQRAIGDRLTCVFVDHGLLRAGERAQVERDFVAATGVNLITVDARERFLDALKGVTDPEQKRKIIGREFIRVFEQAERDLKAEGDYGFLVQGTLYPDVVESGGGAGAANIKSHHNVGGLPDDLQFSLVEPLRALFKDEVRRVGTELGLPETIVQRQPFPGPGLGIRIIGEVTGERLDVLRKADAIAREELTAAGLDRQIWQCPVVLLADVRSVGVQGDGRTYGHPIVLRPVSSEDAMTADWTRLPYDVLERISTRITNEVAEVNRVVLDVTSKPPGTIEWE; from the coding sequence GTGGCCGAGAGCAGCAACCGCCCTGTGCTGGTAGTCGACTTCGGCGCGCAGTACGCGCAGCTGATCGCCCGGCGAGTCCGGGAGGCGCAGGTCTACTCGGAAGTCGTCCCGCACACCACACCCGTGGCGGAGCTGCTGGAACGGGACCCGGCCGCGATCGTGCTGTCCGGCGGCCCGTCGAGCGTCTACGAGCCGGGCGCGCCGCAGGTCGACCCGAAGCTGTTCGAGGTGAACGTCCCGGTGTTCGGCATCTGCTACGGCTTCCAGGCCATGGCGGGCGCACTCGGCGGCACGGTCGAGCACACCGGCACCCGCGAGTACGGCCGCACCGAGCTGGGCGTCCGGCAGGCCGGTGGCCTCCTGCACGAGGAGCTGCCCGCCAACCACCCGGTGTGGATGAGCCACGGTGACTGCGTCACCAAGGCACCCGAGGGCTTCACGGTCACCGCGACCAGCGAAGGCGCGCCGGTGGCCGCGTTCGAGGACACCGAGCGCCGCTTCGCCGGCGTCCAGTACCACCCCGAGGTCGGCCACTCGCCGCACGGCCAGGAGGTGCTGCGCCGGTTCCTGCACGAGATCGCGGGCATCCGGCCGCAGTGGACGACGTCCTCGATCGTGGACGAGCAGGTGGCGCGGATCCGCGAGCAGGTCGGCGACGGCAAGGCGATCTGCGGCCTGTCCGGCGGCGTCGACTCGGCGGTGGCGGCCGCGCTCGTCCAGCGCGCCATCGGTGACCGCCTGACCTGCGTCTTCGTCGACCACGGCCTGCTGCGCGCGGGGGAGCGGGCGCAGGTCGAGCGCGACTTCGTGGCCGCGACCGGCGTCAACCTGATCACCGTCGACGCCCGCGAGCGGTTCCTCGACGCGCTGAAGGGCGTCACCGACCCGGAGCAGAAGCGCAAGATCATCGGCCGGGAGTTCATCCGCGTCTTCGAGCAGGCCGAACGCGACCTCAAGGCCGAGGGTGACTACGGGTTCCTCGTCCAGGGCACGCTCTACCCGGACGTGGTCGAGTCCGGCGGCGGCGCGGGCGCGGCGAACATCAAGAGCCACCACAACGTCGGCGGGCTGCCCGACGACCTCCAGTTCTCCCTGGTCGAGCCGCTCCGCGCGCTGTTCAAGGACGAGGTCCGCCGGGTCGGCACCGAGCTGGGCCTGCCGGAGACGATCGTGCAGCGCCAGCCGTTCCCCGGCCCCGGCCTGGGCATCCGGATCATCGGCGAGGTCACCGGGGAACGCCTGGACGTCCTGCGCAAGGCCGACGCGATCGCCCGCGAGGAGCTGACCGCCGCGGGCCTCGACCGCCAGATCTGGCAGTGCCCGGTGGTCCTGCTCGCGGACGTGCGCAGCGTGGGCGTGCAGGGTGACGGCCGCACCTACGGTCACCCGATCGTGTTGCGCCCGGTGTCCAGCGAGGACGCCATGACCGCGGACTGGACCCGCCTGCCGTACGACGTGCTGGAGCGCATCTCCACCCGCATCACCAACGAGGTGGCCGAGGTCAACCGCGTGGTCCTGGACGTGACGAGCAAGCCGCCGGGCACCATCGAGTGGGAGTAG
- a CDS encoding PspC domain-containing protein, translating to MSGSISAASVEETLKDFWATRPRRPHDGRKIAGVAAGIAQRYQIDPVIVRVAFVAMALCNGAGVLIYLLGWLLLAQADDEVSAAEALLGRGRSSTPTALTVLLGLAVVPATGFFVDGGFTMVGGVLLSVGAIYLLHRGRGQLNRPEPAVAFGAGAYGAEQGVGVGDGSGGKVSTEEQTTERVTPPAWDPLGAAPFAWDLPEPGRPPEPVAASPAPVVARRPGSRVGLATFGASLVVLAGSLVASSYSDWFHAQHVLGLLVAVLGAGMVLGSLRGNGGRGLIWLVVPLSVVGVVLTSVDFDVDAKQMGSTRDKPAAVADVKDRYTASVGEVELDLTALPNSGSVTTAVEVGLGSARVRVPADADVTVNCRTDLGSVRCLGRESDGEGRHEEVTDHGTDGPGGLEVVLDVRTDLGEVEVSRG from the coding sequence GTGAGCGGGAGCATCAGCGCAGCCAGCGTCGAAGAGACGCTGAAGGACTTCTGGGCCACGCGGCCCAGGCGGCCCCACGACGGTCGCAAGATCGCCGGAGTCGCCGCCGGTATCGCCCAGCGGTACCAGATCGACCCGGTGATCGTCCGGGTGGCGTTCGTGGCCATGGCGCTGTGCAACGGCGCCGGGGTGCTCATCTACCTGCTCGGCTGGTTGTTGCTGGCGCAGGCGGACGACGAGGTGTCGGCGGCGGAAGCGCTGCTCGGGCGGGGGCGCAGCTCGACGCCGACGGCGTTGACGGTGCTGCTCGGGCTCGCCGTGGTGCCGGCGACCGGGTTCTTCGTGGACGGCGGTTTCACCATGGTCGGCGGCGTGCTGCTGTCCGTGGGCGCCATCTACCTGCTGCACCGCGGTCGCGGGCAGCTCAACCGGCCGGAGCCGGCGGTGGCCTTCGGTGCCGGGGCGTACGGCGCGGAGCAGGGAGTCGGTGTCGGTGACGGTTCGGGGGGCAAGGTGTCGACGGAGGAGCAGACGACCGAGCGCGTGACGCCGCCGGCGTGGGACCCGCTGGGCGCGGCCCCGTTCGCGTGGGACCTGCCCGAGCCGGGTCGTCCGCCGGAGCCGGTGGCGGCGTCGCCCGCGCCGGTGGTGGCGCGGCGGCCCGGGTCGCGGGTCGGGCTGGCGACGTTCGGTGCGTCGCTGGTGGTGCTGGCGGGGTCGCTGGTGGCGTCGTCGTACTCCGACTGGTTCCACGCCCAGCACGTGCTGGGGCTGCTGGTGGCCGTGCTGGGCGCGGGGATGGTGCTCGGCTCGTTGCGCGGCAACGGCGGGCGCGGGCTGATCTGGCTCGTGGTGCCGCTGTCGGTGGTGGGCGTGGTGCTGACGTCGGTGGACTTCGACGTGGACGCGAAGCAGATGGGCAGCACGCGGGACAAGCCGGCCGCGGTGGCCGACGTGAAGGACCGGTACACGGCGAGCGTCGGCGAGGTCGAGCTCGACCTGACCGCGTTGCCGAACAGCGGGTCGGTGACCACGGCGGTCGAGGTCGGGTTGGGCAGCGCGCGGGTCAGGGTGCCCGCGGACGCGGACGTGACGGTGAACTGCCGGACCGACCTGGGTTCGGTGCGCTGCCTGGGCCGCGAGTCCGACGGTGAGGGCAGGCACGAGGAGGTCACCGACCACGGGACCGACGGGCCCGGCGGGTTGGAGGTCGTGCTGGACGTGCGCACGGATCTCGGAGAGGTGGAGGTGAGTCGTGGCTGA
- a CDS encoding response regulator, whose amino-acid sequence MTVRVFLVDDHALFRAGVRAELDSITDEIEVVGEAGSVGEAVAGIGHHRPDVVLLDVHMPDGGGAEVLRQVRTALPEVVFLALSVSDAAEDVIAVIRAGARGYVTKTISSQELVRAVVRVSEGDAVFSPRLAGFVLDAFADRPGAAPISDPELDLLTPRERDVLRLLARGYAYKEIASELFISVKTVETHVSSVLRKTQLSNRYELSRWASDRRLV is encoded by the coding sequence ATGACCGTTCGGGTGTTCCTGGTGGACGACCACGCGTTGTTCCGCGCCGGGGTGCGGGCCGAGCTGGACTCGATCACCGACGAGATCGAGGTCGTCGGCGAGGCCGGTTCGGTCGGCGAGGCGGTGGCGGGCATCGGGCACCACCGCCCGGACGTGGTGCTGCTGGACGTGCACATGCCCGACGGCGGTGGCGCCGAGGTGCTGCGGCAGGTGCGCACCGCGCTGCCCGAGGTGGTGTTCCTGGCGCTGTCGGTGTCGGACGCGGCCGAGGACGTCATCGCGGTCATCCGCGCCGGCGCGCGCGGGTACGTGACGAAGACCATCTCCAGCCAGGAGCTGGTGCGCGCGGTCGTGCGCGTCTCGGAGGGCGACGCGGTGTTCAGCCCGCGGCTGGCCGGGTTCGTGCTGGACGCGTTCGCCGACCGGCCGGGCGCGGCCCCGATCAGCGACCCCGAGCTGGACCTGCTGACCCCGCGCGAGCGGGACGTGCTGAGGCTGCTGGCGCGCGGGTACGCGTACAAGGAGATCGCGTCGGAGCTGTTCATCTCGGTGAAGACGGTCGAGACGCACGTGTCGAGCGTGCTGCGCAAGACCCAGCTGTCGAACCGGTACGAGCTGTCGCGCTGGGCGTCGGACCGCCGGCTGGTCTGA
- a CDS encoding serine/threonine-protein kinase: protein MAESGGTGAGAGTVGGRYALVERVGSGAMGVVWRARDELLDREVAVKQLRWPDLAADAAEVARARAMREARNAARLQHPDAISVFDVVVEDDRPWLVMEYLPAHSLAGLLAERGGLDPDEVARIGGRVASALAAAHAAGIVHRDVKPSNVLIGHDGRVKLTDFGISRAAGDGTLTDSGMITGTPAFLAPEVARGEQPSPASDVFSLGATLYAAIEGQSPHGVSDNSFGLLYRAAAGRIEPPRRSGALTGVLMRLLASDPAERPTAAEAGVLLTGPERTGLQPRGAKRAGAETVAVRKPGVDRAESGRAGAGRAESERVTPEPVEPEPAEAEPVEPEPAGPEPAESESGREPGRAEAGPGDGELPGAGAGEPGAGRQRRKWPAPVVATIVLLLGAGAVAVAALQPWSSGEAGPTTSPSLGLAAGDAAELVRRHYEALPEDPAAAYANLAASFQRPFEEYQAFWSQYDDVGVDGIEVVEVASARYAVRVRVNFSHEGTASHGRYELGVWPDGGRLQIFSSQQLE, encoded by the coding sequence GTGGCGGAGTCCGGGGGGACAGGGGCGGGAGCGGGGACGGTCGGCGGCCGGTACGCGCTGGTCGAGCGGGTCGGCAGCGGCGCGATGGGTGTCGTCTGGCGGGCGCGGGACGAGCTGCTGGACCGCGAGGTCGCGGTGAAGCAGCTCCGGTGGCCCGACCTGGCGGCCGACGCGGCCGAGGTGGCCAGGGCGCGGGCCATGCGCGAGGCGCGCAACGCGGCGCGGTTGCAGCACCCCGACGCGATCTCCGTGTTCGACGTGGTGGTCGAGGACGACCGGCCGTGGCTGGTCATGGAGTACCTGCCCGCGCACAGCCTGGCCGGGTTGCTCGCCGAGCGGGGCGGGCTGGACCCGGACGAGGTGGCCCGGATCGGCGGCCGGGTGGCGTCCGCGCTGGCCGCGGCGCACGCGGCGGGCATCGTGCACCGGGACGTGAAGCCGTCCAACGTGCTCATCGGGCACGACGGCAGGGTCAAGCTGACCGACTTCGGGATCTCGCGGGCCGCGGGGGACGGCACGCTGACCGACAGCGGCATGATCACCGGCACCCCGGCGTTCCTGGCGCCCGAGGTGGCGCGTGGCGAGCAGCCGTCGCCCGCGTCGGACGTGTTCTCGCTGGGTGCGACGTTGTACGCGGCGATCGAGGGTCAGTCGCCGCACGGGGTGAGCGACAACAGCTTCGGGCTGCTGTACCGGGCCGCGGCGGGGCGGATCGAGCCGCCCAGGCGCTCCGGGGCGTTGACGGGTGTGCTGATGAGGTTGCTCGCGTCCGATCCCGCGGAACGGCCCACGGCGGCGGAGGCGGGCGTGTTGCTGACCGGTCCGGAGCGGACCGGGCTCCAGCCGCGAGGCGCGAAGCGGGCCGGTGCGGAGACGGTCGCGGTCCGGAAGCCTGGCGTCGACCGCGCCGAGTCAGGGCGTGCAGGGGCAGGGCGTGCCGAGTCGGAGCGGGTCACTCCCGAGCCGGTCGAGCCGGAGCCCGCCGAGGCAGAGCCCGTCGAGCCGGAGCCGGCCGGGCCCGAGCCGGCCGAATCGGAGTCCGGGCGGGAGCCGGGGCGGGCCGAGGCGGGGCCGGGCGACGGCGAGCTGCCCGGTGCGGGAGCGGGTGAGCCCGGGGCGGGCCGGCAGCGGAGGAAGTGGCCGGCGCCGGTGGTGGCGACGATCGTGCTGCTGCTCGGCGCGGGAGCGGTGGCGGTGGCGGCGCTCCAGCCCTGGTCGTCCGGGGAGGCCGGCCCGACCACGTCGCCGTCCCTGGGCCTCGCGGCGGGCGACGCGGCCGAACTCGTGCGCAGGCACTACGAGGCGCTGCCCGAGGACCCCGCGGCGGCCTACGCGAACCTGGCCGCGTCGTTCCAGCGGCCGTTCGAGGAGTACCAGGCGTTCTGGAGCCAGTACGACGACGTGGGCGTCGACGGCATCGAGGTCGTCGAGGTCGCCTCGGCCAGGTACGCCGTGCGGGTCCGGGTGAACTTCTCGCACGAGGGCACCGCGTCGCACGGGCGGTACGAGCTCGGCGTGTGGCCGGACGGGGGCAGGTTGCAGATCTTCTCGTCCCAGCAGCTGGAGTAG
- a CDS encoding LysR family transcriptional regulator translates to MLDVRRMQVLRAVVTTGSITAAAVNLGYTPSAVSQQVSALEKQAGLPLLDRVGRGVRPTVAGKLLTEHAALITDRLVEAEAALADLRAGRTGRLRVRYFATAGAALVPPAVALFRAAHADVRLDLKLTEPDDPMVEVEAGRADVAIVVHHRESGTPRGVHLVHLLDDPYLAVLPRGHELTRKRVVDLADLADEQWVDAVAPPGPCRDIVLDACAGAGFAPNVVVEADDYPTAQGFVATGLGVTIVPKLSLGVVHPGVVVRKLRHPEPTRTICAAIREDGVRSPAVASLLDALKASTR, encoded by the coding sequence ATGTTGGACGTGCGACGCATGCAGGTGCTCCGGGCCGTGGTCACCACCGGCTCCATCACCGCCGCGGCGGTCAACCTCGGGTACACGCCCTCGGCCGTCAGCCAGCAGGTCTCGGCGCTGGAGAAGCAGGCGGGCCTGCCCCTGCTGGACCGGGTCGGGCGCGGCGTGCGGCCCACCGTGGCGGGCAAGCTCCTCACCGAGCACGCCGCCCTCATCACCGATCGGCTGGTCGAGGCCGAGGCGGCCCTGGCCGACCTGCGCGCGGGCCGCACCGGGCGGCTGCGGGTGCGCTACTTCGCCACCGCGGGCGCGGCCCTCGTGCCGCCCGCCGTGGCCCTGTTCCGGGCCGCGCACGCCGACGTCCGGCTCGACCTCAAGCTGACCGAGCCGGACGACCCGATGGTCGAGGTCGAGGCCGGGCGCGCCGACGTCGCCATCGTCGTGCACCACCGGGAGAGCGGGACCCCGCGCGGCGTGCACCTCGTGCACCTGCTCGACGACCCGTACCTGGCCGTACTGCCGCGCGGGCACGAGCTGACCCGCAAGCGCGTGGTCGACCTCGCCGACCTGGCGGACGAGCAGTGGGTGGACGCCGTGGCGCCACCCGGGCCGTGCCGCGACATCGTGCTGGACGCGTGCGCGGGCGCCGGGTTCGCGCCCAACGTCGTGGTCGAGGCCGACGACTACCCGACCGCGCAGGGTTTCGTCGCGACCGGGCTCGGCGTGACCATCGTGCCCAAGCTCAGCCTGGGCGTCGTGCACCCCGGGGTGGTGGTCCGCAAGCTGCGCCACCCCGAGCCGACCAGGACCATCTGCGCGGCGATCCGGGAGGACGGCGTCCGCTCACCCGCCGTGGCGAGCCTGCTGGACGCCCTCAAGGCCTCGACCCGCTAG
- a CDS encoding serine/threonine-protein kinase, which produces MSDDGRLVAGRYRLGRRIGSGAMGIVWQAHDERLHRTVAVKQLLLQPGLAESDTDEAKRRAMREGRIAARLQHPHAIAVYDVAEDDGQPWLVMEYLPSKSLSTALSERGTLPPRDVASIGSQVASALAAAHNAGIVHRDIKPGNILLGNDGTVKITDFGISRATGDVTVTATGMLAGTPAYLAPEVAKGYDPGPPSDVFSLGSTLYAAIEGAPPFGLNENTIALLHQVASGKVVPPKQAGPLTALLMRLLRAEPEDRPTMAEAREALAAVAAGRAAPEFPVALPQTHPPSWQGAPVQAQPTRAPAPAAQQAAPSTPPHSATRVAPAPTPPATPPRQAGPNPPPARPFGASRPAGGPMRSKRSAVVTALAIAAAAVVGILLASVLSSGDDTPDDLATPPASSTAVEAGGEASVTPSKKPVEPPVKVTTPPTVQQQQQAIRDYFASMPEDVDGGFSRLSAKMKGTSGGIDSYRAWWDKVKSVSLDEMKDNSSYAFEVVLTYTMKDGSVSRERKLVALEWQGEYLLIDKEDPMGKA; this is translated from the coding sequence GTGAGCGACGATGGCCGCCTGGTTGCCGGCCGCTACCGACTTGGCCGGCGGATCGGCAGCGGTGCGATGGGCATCGTCTGGCAGGCGCACGACGAGCGACTGCACCGCACGGTCGCGGTCAAGCAGCTCCTGCTCCAGCCCGGCTTGGCCGAGTCCGACACGGACGAGGCCAAGCGCCGCGCGATGCGCGAGGGCCGGATCGCCGCCCGCCTCCAGCACCCGCACGCGATCGCGGTCTACGACGTGGCGGAGGACGACGGCCAGCCCTGGCTGGTGATGGAGTACCTGCCGTCCAAGAGCCTGTCCACGGCCCTGTCCGAGCGGGGCACGCTGCCGCCGCGCGACGTGGCGTCGATCGGCTCGCAGGTCGCCTCCGCGCTGGCCGCCGCGCACAACGCCGGGATCGTGCACCGCGACATCAAGCCGGGCAACATCCTGCTCGGCAACGACGGCACGGTGAAGATCACCGACTTCGGCATCTCGCGGGCCACCGGCGACGTCACGGTCACCGCGACCGGGATGCTCGCGGGCACGCCCGCCTACCTCGCGCCCGAGGTGGCCAAGGGCTACGACCCGGGCCCGCCGTCGGACGTGTTCTCGCTGGGCTCGACGCTGTACGCGGCGATCGAGGGCGCACCGCCGTTCGGCTTGAACGAGAACACCATCGCGCTGCTGCACCAGGTCGCGTCGGGCAAGGTGGTCCCGCCGAAGCAGGCCGGTCCGCTGACCGCGCTGCTGATGCGCCTGCTGCGCGCCGAGCCGGAGGACCGGCCCACCATGGCCGAGGCCCGCGAGGCGCTGGCCGCGGTGGCGGCGGGTCGGGCCGCGCCGGAGTTCCCGGTGGCGCTGCCGCAGACGCACCCGCCGTCGTGGCAGGGCGCGCCCGTGCAGGCCCAGCCGACCCGGGCGCCGGCCCCGGCGGCCCAGCAGGCCGCGCCGAGCACACCGCCGCACTCCGCGACCAGGGTGGCTCCCGCGCCGACCCCGCCGGCGACGCCGCCGCGCCAGGCGGGGCCCAACCCGCCGCCGGCCCGCCCGTTCGGCGCGTCGAGACCGGCGGGCGGTCCGATGAGGAGCAAGCGGTCCGCCGTGGTCACCGCGCTGGCCATCGCGGCCGCGGCGGTCGTCGGCATCCTGCTGGCCAGCGTGCTGTCCAGCGGTGACGACACCCCCGATGACCTGGCCACCCCGCCCGCGTCGAGCACGGCGGTGGAAGCGGGCGGCGAGGCGTCGGTGACGCCGTCGAAGAAGCCGGTCGAACCGCCGGTCAAGGTCACCACGCCGCCGACGGTCCAGCAGCAGCAACAGGCGATCCGCGACTACTTCGCGTCGATGCCCGAGGACGTCGACGGCGGGTTCAGCCGGCTGAGCGCGAAGATGAAGGGCACCTCCGGCGGGATCGACTCCTACCGCGCCTGGTGGGACAAGGTGAAGTCGGTCAGCCTCGACGAGATGAAGGACAACTCGTCCTACGCGTTCGAGGTCGTCCTGACCTACACCATGAAGGACGGTTCGGTCAGCCGGGAGCGCAAGCTGGTCGCCCTGGAGTGGCAGGGCGAGTACCTGCTCATCGACAAGGAAGACCCGATGGGCAAGGCCTGA